tgatggactgtcatttctctttgcttatttgagctgttcttgccataatatggacttggtcttttaccaaataggactatcttctgtataccatccttgccttgtcacaacacaactgattgtcttaaaaaaaaaatcattttaacaaggcacacctattaattgaaatgcattccaggtgactacctcatgaagctggttgagaagaGAACATAGATTGAATGTTCTCTTCTTAGATGGTGCTGACAGATATGTCAACTCTGCTTctggctcctaagcaactttgcagtatttagtttttttgtgtgctattTATTACATTATTCACCTAGGATTTttctgtgttattacatacagccgtaaataacttttggatatcagagctacggtaactcaccagcattacgaccaggaatacgaccaaagaacgtactttggtgcaaaaagtgcaaattaatcccagaacaacagcaaaggaccatgtgaagatgctggaggaaagaggtacaaaagtatctatatccacagtaaaacgagtcttatatcgacataacctgaaaggccactcagcaaggaagaagcacctgctccaaaacctccataaaaaagtccggactacggtttgcaactgcacatggggacaaagattgtactttttggagaaatgtcctctgttctgatgaaacaaaaatagaactgtttggccataatgaccattgttatgtttggaggttaaagggagaggcttgcaagctgaataacaccatcccaaccgtgaagcacgtgggtggcagtatcatgttgtgggggtgctttgctgcaggggggactggtgcacttcacaaaatagatggcataatgaggtacgaaaaatatgtggatatattgaagcaacatctcaagacatcagtcaggaagttaaagcttggtcgcaaatgggtcttccaaatggacaatgacccccaagcatacttccaaagttgtggcaaaatggcttaagggcaacaaagtcaaggtattggagtggccatcacaatgccctaacctcaatcctatagaagatttgtgggcagaactgaaaaagcgtttgcgagcaaagaggcctacaaaccttactcagttacaccagctctgtcaggaggaatggtccaaaattcacccaacttattgtgggaagcttgtggaaggctacctgaaacgtttgacccaagttaaacaatttaaaggcaatgctaccaaatactaattgagtgtatgtaaacttctgaacgaccctttttttaacactttttttggttactacattattccatatgtgttatttcatcattttgatttcttcactattattctacaatgtcgaaaatagtaaaaataaagaaaaactctggaatgagtaggtgtgtccaaacttttgactagtactgtatatctataaTCTCTAAATTATGTTTATGCAAATTGCTATTCTATTCATTTTTTTTGTTCTGTTCTAGAATATTTTGTTCTATTCTGGAATAGGCCTAGGCCTATTATTTTTGTGTAGCctaaaataagcacttttccatgtCTCATGACAGCGTGTAAACCTACTAAAATAAGTAGGCCTATTATAAACGTCTAACATGTCAGTTTAATTCAATGAGGAAGATAGTGAAGTGCATGCTTTTTACCCAGGTTAGAATTGAGCGGCTCAGCaactttggggcggcaggtagcctagtggttagcgtgttgaacttgtaaccgaaaggttgcaagattgaatcaccgaactgacaaggtaaaaagctgtcgttctgcccctgaaaaaagcagttagcccactgttcctaggccgtcattgaaaataagaatgtgtttttaactgacttgtctaattaaataaaggttaaaaaaaaatatccactGTGGTATGCCAGATCATCCGCGAAATGTGAATCTTTCACAGGTGGATGGCGCGTTTTGTCCCACGCCAAGAAACAAGTTTAACTTCTCAAAACTAGTCCAAATCGTATATTTACAGAGATCCCAAACAGTCCACGGGCACCATAGCTAGCATGATTGTTAATTCAATAGGCCTGTAACAGCCTATAGGCATAGCAATGTGACCAAAAGCAATTAGGCCTGGTTTGTCCTATACCTCAAGATTTTTCAGGCCGCTATTCGGATGTTTCTTTACACAACCGACAGGACAAATAAAGACAACAGACAATTTGgcttattgtttttttttttccgTTTTGGTCAGCAAAAACTATAGGCGAATGAATAGGCCTAGTCATTAAACACAAAACAGATCAACAACTTCGAATAGCCTAATAAAAAACGAACGCATCATTAGTTCTAGTTCTAAGAAAAAATGTACACAAAAAAATCAAATGTAGACTGCATTTACAGTACATTGCATTAAAAGAACATATCCTGAAAAACAGGAATACACTAACATAATTTCACGAGGCTATTAGACCAAAACACACTCCAAAGTTTGTCTTTTTTCATAAATGTCCTTTTGCGCTCCCCTGCGTGTATATCCTATAGTGGATTAATTCAATCAAGTTTAACTTTTTTAGGTTGGTGTGTTGGGTGGCAAGTTTTCTCTCACATCTGAAGGTCAGGATTGAGCAGCATCGCCCGCTCTACAAGACAGGGTCTCGATTAGGCCTTTGTCGAATGTTTTGCACATCAGATCTACAAAGTTGGCCTATAGTACTTTTGGTGTGCTGACATTGAAAACACAAATGGTATCCGTTATGACAAATTTATTGTTCTCAATAATCCTTCATGAAATAACCACTTCAAATATATTAGGCTACTGTCAAAATCATCACATAGAAGTATACAAGGCTATAACAAACAACAATGACGTCAGCTTTTGGGAATTCGCGCTCCTTTGAACATAACATGTAGGCATAGGCCAATCATCACTGAAATAACAGTCTAATCATAACAAACTTGAATAAAACTGTTAAGTCATCAATACCACATAATGCAAAGTTGAGGGTAAATAAAGTATTGCTCATTATAGTACATGAATTATATGGTAGCATTAGAACAGAAAGTCAGCATGGTGAAAAAGATTCAGATTCTTAAAAATATTCTATCATAACTTGtttgtaaaaacaaaacaaaagcatATAAGACTAATGCTTGGGAATGTAATGTGACCCCCTTCAACTGCAGAAGGGAACATTTCCAATAACATTAAGTGCTGCAAAAAAAGTGTCGTTGATTTTGTTTGTTCTAAAATAGGCCCACACAATATGAAATATTACAAAATAAGAAGGGCGATCATTGGGAGATGTTAAAGCGTATCATTGTTTTTCACATGGGGCCAAAGATGGGGCAGAGAACTGAAACAATAATTTTGGTGAAAGCAGGGCAAgttccaaataaaataaaagggaAAGATATAGtttgtgaaacacacacacacacaacacacacacacacacacacacacacacacacacacacacacacacacacacacacacacacacacacacacacacacacacacacacacacacacacacacactttattggAATATATAGCAGGCTAAAAACTGATTAAGATTGTCCATTCGACAATGTGTTGCCTAATATCGCACGTTTTAATTTCTAACTTTCCTAAGAGAAAATACACCGTTCGTCAGGATGGAGTAATGTGGATGGgtaatatttttgttttgtttcattgTTTCATGTAGGCCTAAACGTAACTGTTCCCGCTTGGCACACATGTAAAATATAATTTATCTTGCTAGTATTCATCCCAAAGAAATATTATTGTTCGGTGTTTTGTTTATTTCTCACGTATCGCTGAACATTCGCTTGCAGTCCATGGAAGGTGACGGTGTGCCTGCGCTCATGTTGTCGACCTGGGAGTACTCGTCCTCCGGGCTGTGTGGCAGCCCCGGCGGCgtcatcctcttctccttctgCCTGCGGTTGCAGAACCAGACCCGGACCACCTCCTTCTCCAGCTGTAAACTGTCAGCCAGAGAGGTGATCTCCTGCGCTGCTGGTTTAGGGCTTTTGAGAAAGTGGCTCTCCAAAGCTCCTTTGACGCTCACCTCGATGGACGTGCGCTTTTTCCTCTTCCTGCCCTGCGCCGCGATCTTATCGATGCTGGTGGGGCTACCGGTGGTCGAGTCGGCTTCCTCCAGCCATTTGTTGAGCAGCGGCTTCAGCTTGCACATGTTCTTGAAGCTCAACTGCAGGGCCTCGAACCTGCATATCGTGGTCTGTGAGAAGACGTTTCCGTACAGGGTGCCCAGCGCCAATCCCACGTCCGCTTGTGTAAAGCCCAGTTTGATCCGGCGCTGTTTGAACTGTTTGGCGAAGTGCTCCAGGTCGTCCGAGGTTGGCGTATCCTCGTCGGACTGAGCGTCATGGCTCACCCCGACGTGGTGCTGCGGATGATGTggatgctggtggtggtggtgatggtggtggctgCCGTGGTCGAGATCAGGGGATTCCCCCCTCACCATCCCCAGGTGCATTAGGCTTCTACTACCCGGTGAGCTGAGCATCCCGTTAACCGTGAATCCCCCGGTCTGGGAGTACATCAGcgactgttgctgctgctgtccttCGGAGATGCTGGAGATGCTGGAGATGTGAGGGGATGAGGTGCCTCCCCAGGCTCCTGGGTGTGCCTGGTGGGAGCCCAGATGCGAAGACCTATGGTGTAGAGCGGAGCCCGAGTGCAGGTCCTCTCTGCCGGAGTTTCTCTTCACGTCCTGCAGCTGCGGGCTGCCTGTCATTCCCACCGGGCCGGGGGACCAGGGAGAACCGGCTTCGGCAGCTGCCACTGCGGCTGCTGCAGCGGCGGCGTGAGGCAGGGATGTCACCCACTGGTGGGCATGGCTTAACATGTGTCCCCCGTTGCTCGTCGCAATAGCGCCCTGCATGAAGTCACTCTGCACCATCTTCACCGAGGAGTCCCCTCTGTATCCGCCCGCCACCGAGGTGACAGCAGTGCTCCCCGGCTGCATGTCACCGACCCCCCGGTCTGAGTGCACGATGGAGCCGGTGGACAGGATCCTATTGCTGGCCAGGTATGGACTGGAGGTGGCTGTTGCCATTCCCCAAACCATAAAGCCTGTGATTGATCTCCCTCTTCCCTCGTTGGATCAATTTACCTTCTCAAACAGAGTGCTCTAATccaagattttttttaaaaaatGTTGAGAAAGCGTGTTGAATGTTATACTATGCCATAAAATGGAGATACAAAAATTCAACTAATCCATCAAAAGATTAACAAAAATGCAAATGAAAGTTGATGTTTTGTTTATCTATTAGTAGGCCTATGAAAATGTATTCACTTTCCATCAGATTAAAGGCAGCGATTGGTGAATAGAAAATTATCTTTATGCATTCcgtaggatttttttttttttaaataaattatttaaaataTGAAAAGTTTTGGTTTTCTGCTGGACGTATAGATTCAGTAAACTCCCACAAAAGGACGCTCTCTTCTAGGATCCTTGTCGAGGGAGGCTGGTCGGAAAAAGACCATTCATAAACACTCTTCTCCGCTTCTGCTCTTCGAATCTGAAGTGTTGGAAGCTACAAATTTCCAAATGATACAACGGTCTACATAAATGATTGTATCTATTTTCTTCCTTCACTCTTTTTCTCCTTCCATCTGACACTTCTACCAGTTCCTCTCTGGGAGCGAGTGTTTACTCTGTGCCATGCGTGCGCACGCCTTTCTCATCTTCCCCCAATTACCAGCGGAAGTGGAGAGCAGGACTCCTGCTGATTGGACGATACACATAGAGGGATTGACACGTCTTGGTTCCCTTTTctgaaaaaaaatacagattCATTGCTTAGATGATAATGTAGGGTAATATACAATATTGACATTGCAATTAGGCTATCATAGCGTACCCTACATTATTATTAATATTTAACGGTATATTTACCTAATGATATTAGTATTGTAGCATTCATAACACAATAACAAAATTGTAATTAGCCTAATCAAGAAACAATCAAATTATATGACCCCAATATCATGGGGATTGAAGAGAAACTCTCCATTCTAACGGAGAGAGAGAAGCCCCATGCAAACAAGGCCAAATTTAGCAGTCCATTGGGGATTGGAGGGGAACACTGACTCTTGCCATTCTCGCCAGTCAGGGATGCGGAGGGGGCTGTGTCAAGGGTATAAGGTCGGCTCTGGATACACACCCAGGGGTTCTGTACGCCACTTGCATCTTAATGCCCTCTCCTTTTTGTACTGAAGCAGGACCCACTGGGCGTGACGCACGGGCGAGTGCGGGTGAGGGTGCAATATGTACATTTACACAGGATCGAGGTTAGCAAGCATGTAGAGTCCTTTAGTTTTTTCCATCTCCGGGAGAAGTGTTATTTTAATAGGATGTTTCCAGAGTGCGTGCGAGTGACGGTAAGCTCAATTATAACCTTTCCAATATTTCTAGCCACAAGATTTTCCCAGTCTTAGAAACCGAAACTCTCAACACAGGGAGCTTTCTTTAAATTGAAAGAAGAGAAATTGCACCCAACCAGGTGCAGGCTAATACATTTGCAGTTTTCCTTCCCGGAACATTTCTCTTGGATCTGATTCAAAAATGTTGGGGGAGGAGAAAGAAAAAGTTAACATTTGTGTGTAGCCTTCATAGGCTATAAGGATACAGAAAAAAAGGTTCCTTATagacccaaaagggttctttttCAGAACTCTAGAGGTTCTTCACTGAACCCAaatggttccatatagaaccctgcATGGTGCCATACGGGGCCAACGGTAGAGGAATGTTTTGAGAATGTGAACACAGCAGCCCCCCATTTGTCAGATCAATTCCGCCCATTTTTTTTCTAGCGCCCGTCCCGGCCGCCTTTCATCCACAGGTCCAACTTCTGCCACAGGTCCAAATCTTTTGCTGCTGGGCTACCTACTGCCAGTACAGTCTGGGTTGTTGCCTGACTGGTTCCAGAGAAGAAAAAAGAGCAACAATATGAGTTAATCTTCAGAAATATACGTGAGTTCATCTTCAAAAAATGAAGACAAAGCGCTATGCAGACATATAGCCTAATTATTATGATGTAGGAAAACAACTTGCATGCAGTTGTTGTCAGCCATAGCCGAAAAAGAAATCCTCTGTCTCTGATAGTTCGGAGTTACTGCCAGTCTGAGTAAAACATAGATGGTGTGTTAAAAGTCATGTAATGATTAACTAGGCTATTGAATCACCAAGATGTATTATAAATGTATACAGTAGACTACTTCCTCTCAGTCAGCAACAGCCTTCTAATGGCTTCATGAAACATAGTCCCCTTAATTGACTCCACAGttttactgaaataaaattaacaatTAGCTAATTGTCAATGTCAGGTTGGGTCTGTAGCTCTATTTGGCATATCCCATAATAACAAATAATGTTCATTTGAAAGGGTTGGCTGGTTAAATTGGCAAATTAAAGTTGCCTATCTTTTTCTGTTCAGCTAGCTAGGCAAGTTAACAAACAAGCTCAAATTCTAAAAacacaagcctaaataagttcaggagcagacattgaatatccctttgagcatggtgcagttaGTAATTAtactttgaatggtgtatcaatacacccagtcacaggCACCCTTCATACGATACAGGCACCCTTCATAACTCAGTtgccgctcagggatttcaccatgaggccaatggtgattttaaaatggttacagagtttaatggctgtgataggagaaaactgaggatgcatCAACAACatcgtagttactccacaatactaacataaatgacagagtgaaaataaggaagcctgtacagaataaaaatagttattccaaaacatgcatactgtttgcaataaggcactaaaataataatgcaaaaaatgtgacaaagatattaactttttgtcctgaatacaaagcgttatgtttggggcaaatccaacacaacacatccctgAGTATCACTCCTCATATTTTCtagtatggtggtggctgcatcatgttatgggtatgcttgtcatcagcaaggactagggagttttttaggataaaatgaAATGCAATGGAGCTTAGCACaagaaaaatcctagaggaaaacttggttcagtctacTCTCCAACAGactctgggagacaaattcaccactCAACAGGAATATTacccaaaacacaaggccaaatatacactgttgcttaccaagatgacattgaatgttcctgagtggcctagttacagttttgacttaaatcggattgaaaatgtatggcaagacttgaaaatggctctctagcaatgatcaacaaccaacttgacagagctgaaatatttttttttgtaagaATAATCTGCAAATATTGtaaaatccaggtgtgcaaagctcttagagacttacccagaaagactcatagctgtaatcgttgccaaaggtgattATAACATGTAGCCTATTGACTCAGGCGGTTTAATACTTatataatcaagatatattaatgttttatttaaaataaaattttggaatttttcttccactttgacattacagagtattttgtgtagatagtaaaaaaacacaaaattcaatccattttaatcccactttgtaacacaacaaaatgtggaagtcacagggtgtgaatactttctgaaggcactgagaGAACCCTTTCTCCTCGAAAGAACcaaagggttctatatagaaccccaAATAACCCATTTTTCTAAGAGTATACCCTTGCATGCCAGAGCTTTGCATAAGTTCGATTTGTGCACTCAAGTTAGGCCTTAAACTTGAAAAAAAGTGCCACCTgttctattgtattgtattgtattgtattctattctattaatTTACTGTTAAATTGTATTCCAGGACAAACTGTCAGAATTATGGTGCATGTAGGCTAAACGGAATCCAATGCACAATACAACCGAGCACTTTTCCCCCTTCTCCTATTCAAATCACCATGGTAACCGGGTAGGGGTGTTTAGTATGTCTTCCCATCAATGGGGCGAGCTGCCCTCCCTACGCGAGGGCATTCAGTTTTAACCCACGAGAAACGCAGCAGTATCAGAATAGGAACCCACAGGCGACACGAGAATTCAATGCATGGAAGAAGACAAAAATATAAGTATTTAGTCATCAATGTTAGTTTTCAATCGAGAGTTATTCAATGGATATGGATTGCACAACATCCTCATAACCCAGGATGGGGTCCTTATAGACTAGACCTAGGCCTACATGTGGCGGCGGAATGTTCGGTATTCCGATGAATCAAATTACATGGCAGGTATGctttttatgtatatatatatatatatataaaaaataaaataaaaagtatgataatgataataataaacaTAATAAATGAACGAACAATTTCAACATGAAGGTGTAGGCTATTTCAACCCTATAAAAACGACATCAAACCGACAGACTAATGTAATAATAAAATAACAGTTAAGCAAATATCAATAATGATGaatacaataacaataacgaTTTGTActaatattattaataataagAACAATTGTTTATGTATTAGGCTGCAACAAAAACGGTTATATTTACTGTTAGCTTATGTAATATTAGAATTTAATAGTtacagctatatatatatatatatatatatatatagagagagagagagagagagagagagagagagagagcgagggagagagagatagtgtttATTGCGTGTTTATAGCTAGTATAGAACTACGACAAAGTTTTTTTGTCGTTATATAGTGTCCTGCTGGATCAATACATTTTGTCATCTAATGTTTTTCCCTCCCCTCACGAAAAGTGTATTATTGCTACTATTAGGCCGTCATCACAAACAGGAAGGCATTCCATGGTAAAAGTCAATCATCCAAGCGAAATAGTCCGGATATCATTACGTTGTTTATCTAATTACCGACGAGCAAACGGGCACATTTTACTACACTTAAGGAACGCGTAATTTACTCCGCTCACCTCATTCACACATCACTTTAGCTTATCGTGGTTTATGCATTCATAAACAGCCCTCAGAAGCACGGGGATCATTTATTTAATGTTACCATAACTTCCAccggtacactcttagaaaaaaatgcTATCTGGAACCTTAaaaggttcttcggctgtccactAAGGAGAACCCAAGTAGAACCATTTTTTTTGGAACCCAAAAGGGCTATTCAAAGAGTTCTCctactatggggacagccgaataaccattTTGAAAACCTTTTTTCTAAGGTTGTAGATATGCTTTGTCCTAATGTATAGTAGCATCCTTACGAAAAACCACATTCATTTAAAATGTCATCACATGTTAAGTCTTCCAAACGCACATGTTTTCATGTGATCACATGtcatgtgaagttaatgtgataacagaTGACGTGTACAAACGGCTATCTGGAACTCATCTTAGAGTTCTGCTTCTGAGGCCTCATCCGCTATGTAGGCCTACCTAATGCTTGTAGATGTAGACCTACTTAATGCTTGTAGATGTAGGCCTACCTAATGCTTGTAGATGTAGACCTACTTAATGCTTGTAGATGTAGGCCTACCTAATGCTTGTAGATGTAGGCCTACCTAATGCTTGTAGACGTAGGCCTACCTAATGCTTGTAGATGTAGACCTACTTAATGCTTGTAGATGTAGGCCTACCTAATGCTTGTAGATGTAGACCTACTTAATGCTTGTAGATGTAGGCCTACCTAATGCTTGTAGATGTAGGCCTACTTAAGGCTTGTAGATGTAGACCTACTTAATGCTTGTAGATGTAGGCCTACCTAATGCTTGTAGATGTAGACCTACTTAATGCTTGTAGATGTAGGCCTACTTAATGCTTGTAGATGTAGGCCTACTTAATGCTTGTAGATGTAGACCTACTTAATGCTTGTAGATGTAGACCAACTTAATGCTTGTAGACGTAGGCCTACTTAATGCTTGTAGATGTAGACCTACTTAATGCTTGTAGACGTAGGcctacttacatttacattacatttaagtcatttagcagacgctcttatccagagcgacttacaaattggaaagttcatacatatttatcctggtccccccgtgggaattgaacccacaaccctggcgttgcaagcgccatgctctaccaactgagccacacgggacttaGCATACTTAATGCTTGTAGCTTGTAGCTTACTTAATGCTTGTAGATGTAGGCCTACTTAATGCTTGTAGATGTAGACCTACTTAATGCTTGTAGATGTAGGCCTACTTAATGCTTGTAGATGTAGACCAACTTAATGCTTGTAGACGTAGGCCTACTTAATGCTTGTAGAGGTGGCCTACCTAATGCTTGTAGATGTAGGCCTACTTAATGCTTGTAGATGTAGGCCTACTTAATGCTTGTAGACGTAGGCCTACTTAATGCTTGTAGAGGTGGCCTACCTAATGCTTGTAGATGTAGGACTACTTAATGCTTGTAGATGTAGGCCTACTTAATGCTTGTAGATGTAGGCCTACTTAATGCTTGTAGACGTAGGCCTACTTAATGCTTGTAGATGTAGGCCTACCTAATGCTTGTAGATG
The Salvelinus fontinalis isolate EN_2023a chromosome 23, ASM2944872v1, whole genome shotgun sequence genome window above contains:
- the pou3f3a gene encoding POU domain, class 3, transcription factor 3-A; its protein translation is MVWGMATATSSPYLASNRILSTGSIVHSDRGVGDMQPGSTAVTSVAGGYRGDSSVKMVQSDFMQGAIATSNGGHMLSHAHQWVTSLPHAAAAAAAVAAAEAGSPWSPGPVGMTGSPQLQDVKRNSGREDLHSGSALHHRSSHLGSHQAHPGAWGGTSSPHISSISSISEGQQQQQSLMYSQTGGFTVNGMLSSPGSRSLMHLGMVRGESPDLDHGSHHHHHHHQHPHHPQHHVGVSHDAQSDEDTPTSDDLEHFAKQFKQRRIKLGFTQADVGLALGTLYGNVFSQTTICRFEALQLSFKNMCKLKPLLNKWLEEADSTTGSPTSIDKIAAQGRKRKKRTSIEVSVKGALESHFLKSPKPAAQEITSLADSLQLEKEVVRVWFCNRRQKEKRMTPPGLPHSPEDEYSQVDNMSAGTPSPSMDCKRMFSDT